CTCGAACGTGTGGTGGTCGAGGTCGCCGCTGTGGCCGAAGCCCGGGTAGTCGGGGGCGACGAGGTGGTAGCGGGTCCCGAGTGCGTCCATCAGGCGGCGGAACTGGTGGGACGCGCTCGGGAAACCGTGCAGCAGCAGGAGCGTGGGCGCGTCCGCCGGACCGGTCTCCCGGTAGAAGACCTGGACGCCGTCGACCTCGACGTGCCGGTGGAAGACCTTGGGGAGCAGCATGGCGCCCACACTATCTAACGCTTAGAGCCGTTAGCAACCATTAGGTTGGTGACGAGGTGGAGCCTGGCGTCGCCGACGTCCCGCAACGGGGGGACGAGGAGGGTGGGCAGGCCGACGTTCACGCCGGCGCCGTCGTGGGTGGCGCGGTCGCCGACCATGAGCGTCTCGTCGGGGGAGGTGCCGAGCTCGTCGAGTGCGATCCGGAAGATGGCCGGGTCCGGCTTCACCACGCCGTGCTCGAAGGACAACACGAAGGAGTCGACTGGGAGGCCGTCGAACGCGGGTCGGACGTCGAAGTGGATGTCACTGAGGACTGCGATGCGGATCCCGTTGTCGTGCAACGCGTTCAGCGTGGCTGCGGCGTCCACCGCGAACGGGTTGAACGCGGGGTCGGACTCCACTTCGTACAGCGCGTCGGCCAGCTCGTCGTCCAGGCCGGCGTCGGCGAAGGCGCCGTAGTAGGTCTCGCGGTGGAGGGTGGCGTCGGCGTCGACACCGGGGGCGTCGAGGCGGCCGACGTCGATCGCCGCGATGACGTCGGCCGCTGTGGAGGTGTCGCGGCCGAGGCGGCGCAGAGCCTCGGTGACCCAGCCGCGGAAGGTGGGCGTGAGCACGAGGGTGCCCCGCCAGTCGAAGATCACTGCCCTCATGGGGGCAAGGTAGTGGCGAGGCGGTGGGTGAGGGGGTCGCGGGCGAGGGGGCACGGTGGGGGAGGGCGCGGTGGGGGAAGGGATGGCAGGCGAGGGGGTGGCAGGCGACGGGGTGGGTGACGAAGGTCGCGGGGGTCCATCGGGAAAGCGTATTTGAGTGACTTTGCACGAGCGTGCATACTTATCCGCATGACGGTACGGATCGCGGTCGCTGGGGCGAGTGGGTACGCCGGGGGTGAGCTGTTGCGGCTCCTGCTCGGGCACCCGGAGGTGGAGATCGGCGCGCTCACCGCCGGTGGCAACGCGGGTACCCCGTTGCTGGCCCACCAACCGCACCTGCTGCCGCTCGGGGATCGGGTGCTCGGGGAGACCAACCTCGAGAACCTCGCCGGCCACGACGTCGTCTTCCTCGCCCTGCCCCACGGTCACTCCGCCGAGATCGCCGCGCAACTGGGCGACGACATCCTGGTGATCGACTGCGGCGCCGACCACCGGTTGACCGACGCGCAGGCCTGGGAGCGCTGGTACGGCGGCACCCACGCGGGCTCGTGGCCCTACGGTCTGCCTGAACTGCCTGGTCAGCGGGACGTCCTCAAGAACACCAAGCGCGTGGCGGTGCCGGGGTGCTACCCGACCGTGTCCTCGCTGGCCCTCGCGCCCGCGGTCGGGCTGATCGAGCCCGAGGTGACCGTGGTCGCCGTGTCCGGCACGTCCGGCGCGGGCAAGTCGCTCAAGCCGAACCTGCTCGGGTCGGAGGTGATGGGGTCGCTGTCCGCGTACGGCGTCGGCGGCACGCACCGGCACACCCCCGAGATCACGCAGAACCTGTCCAAGGTCGCCGGCCGCGAGGTCAAGGTGTCCTTCACGCCCGTCCTCGCGCCGCTGCCCCGGGGCATCCTCGCCACCTGCACCGCGACGCTGACCAGCGACGACGACGTGCGCTCGGTCTACGAGAAGGCCTACGCCGACGAGCCGTTCGTGCACCTGCTGCCGGAAGGCCACTGGCCGACCACGGGCGCGGTGCTCGGTTCGAACGCCGTGCAGCTCCAGGTCACCGTCGACCGCGACCTGAACCGCCTGGTCGTGGTCGCCGCCGTCGACAACCTGGCGAAGGGCACCGCGGGCGCCGCGGTGCAGTGCATGAACCTGGCACTCGGCCTGCCGGAGACCACCGGCCTGTCCACCGTGGGAGTGGCACCGTGAACAACCCCGTCCGTGACAAGGGCGTCACCGGCCCCAAGGGCTTCAAGGCCGCGGGTGTCGCCGCCGGCATCAAGGAGTCCGGCGCGCTGGACCTGGCGCTGGTGGTCAACGAGGGTCCCGGCCAGGCCGCGGCGGGCGTGTTCACGACCAACCAGGTCAAGGCCGCGCCCGTGCTGTGGTCGCAGCAGGTGCTCAAGGAGCGCAAGCTCAACGCGGTCGTGCTCAACTCCGGCGGCGCGAACGCGTGCACCGGTCCCGAGGGCTTCCAGGACACCCACGCCACCGCCGAGAAGGTGGCCGAGGTGCTGGGTGTCGGCGCGATCGAGGTCGCCGTCTGCTCCACGGGCCTGATCGGCGAGCGCCTGCCGATGGACAACCTCAAGGCCGGCATCGAGGTCGCCGCCAAGGAGCTGGACACCAGCGTCGAGGCCGGTCTGAACGCCGCCACGGCCGTGATGACCACCGACACCCGGCCCAAGCAGTCCTTCGCCGCCCACCCGGACGGCTGGTCGGTCGGCGGTTTCGTCAAGGGCGCGGGGATGCTCGCCCCGAACATGGCCACGATGCTCAGCGTCATCACCACCGACGCCGTCATCGACGGTGACGCCCTCGACGCGGCCCTGCGCGCCACCACCAAGAAGACCTACGACCGGCTCGACGTCGACGGCGGCACGTCCACCAACGACACCGTCCTGGTCCTGGCCTCGGGCGCGTCGGGCGTCACGCCCAGCCCCGAGGACTTCGCCGAACTGCTCACGGCCGTCGCCGGCGACCTGGTCAAGCAGCTCCAAGGCGACGCCGAGGGCGTCACCAAGGAAATCTCGATCACCGTCAACGGCGCGGTCGACGAGGCCGAAGCCGTGGTCATCGCCAAGACGGTCGCCGAGGACAACCTGGTCAAGACCGCCCTGTTCGGCTCCGACCCGAACTGGGGCCGCATCGCGATGGCCGTGGGCCGCTCCCAGGCCACCGTGGACCAGCACAAACTCGGCATCACGATCAACGGCGTCACCCTGTTCGCCGATGGCCACAAGGCCGCCGACCGCAGCGAGGCCGACCTGTCCGGCCGGGACATCGAGATCGTGGTGGACCTGAACCTGGGCGACGGCACCGCCACCGTCCTCACCACGGACCTCTCGCACGCCTACGTCGAAGAGAACAGCGCCTACAGCTCATGACTCTGCCGAATTCGAAGGCGCGCGAGAAGGCCGAGGTCCTGATCGAGGCGCTGCCCTGGTTGCAGCGCTTCCGGGGCGCCACGGTGGTCGTCAAGTACGGCGGCAACGCCATGGTGGACGACGAGCTGAAGCGGGCGTTCGCGCAGGACATGGTGTTCCTGAAGCTCGCCGGCCTGCACCCGGTCGTCGTGCACGGTGGCGGCCCGCAGATCGCGGCCATGCTCAAGCGGCTGGGCATCGAGAGCGAGTTCCGCGGCGGCCTGCGCGTGACCACGCCCGAGGCGATGGACGTCGTGCGCATGGTCCTGGTCGGGCAGGTGCAGCGCGAGCTGGTCGGCTTGATCAACGAGCACGGCCCGTACGCGGTGGGCCTGTCCGGCGAGGACGCCCACCTGCTCACCGCCGCCCGCCGCCCGGCGATCGTCGACGGCGAGCCGGTCGACATCGGCCTGGTCGGCGACATCGTGGACGTCAACCCGGACGCCGTGCTGGACATCGTGAACGCCGGCCGCATCCCGGTCGTCTCCACGGTCGCCCCGGACGCGGACGGCGTGGTGCACAACGTCAACGCCGACACCGCCGCCGGCGCGGTGGCCGTGGCGCTCAAGGCCGAGAAGCTCGTGGTCCTCACCGACGTGGAGGGCCTGTACGCGGACTGGCCGGACAAAAGCTCGCTGCTGCACCAGATCCGCTCGTCCGAGCTGGAGAAGCTGCTGCCGGACCTGGACAGCGGCATGGTGCCGAAGATGGAAGCCTGCCTGCGAGCGGTGCGCGGCGGTGTGCCCGAGGCGCACGTCATCGACGGGCGGTTGGCGCACTCGGTGTTGTTGGAGGTCTTCACGTCCGAGGGTGTTGGCACGATGGTGACCGCCGATGGAGTCGGCAATTCGACAGGGGTGGACGAGAGTGACTGACCAGCAGCGGTGGCAAGCCGCGATGATGAACAACTACGGCACGCCTGGTCTCACCCTCGAGCGAGGCGAGGGCGCCTACGTCTGGGACACCGACGGCAACCGCTACCTGGACCTGCTGACCGGCATCGCCGTCAACGCCCTGGGCCACGCCCACCCGGCGATCATCGCCGCCGTGACCGAGCAGATCGGCAAGCTCGGCCACACCTCGAACCTCTACATCAACGAGCCCGCGCTGAAGCTCGCCGAGCGCCTGCTGGACCTGACCGGCCAGGACGGCGACGGCCGCGTGCTGTTCACCAACTCCGGCGCGGAGGCCAACGAGGCCGCGTTCAAGCTGTCCCGCCGCACCGGCCGCACCAAGGTCGTCGCCACCGAGGGCGGGTTCCACGGCCGCACGATGGGCGCGCTCGCCCTGACCGGCCAGCCCGCCAAGCGCGAGCCGTTCGAACCGCTGGTCCCGGGGGTCGTGCACGTCCCGTTCGGTGACGTGGCCGCTCTCGAGGCCGCGATCGACGACGAGACCGCCGCGTTCTTCGTGGAGCCGATCCAGGGCGAGCAGGGTGTCGTCGTGCCGCCGGAGGGCTACCTCCAGGCCGCTCGCGCGATCACCGCCGAGCACGGCGCGTTGCTGGTGCTGGACGAGGTGCAGACCGGTATCGGTCGGGTCGGCTCCTGGTTCGCCTTCCAGCAGTTCGGCATCGTCCCGGACGTCATGACCCTGGCCAAGGGCTTGGGCGGCGGCCTGCCGCTGGGCGCGTGCATCGCGTTCGGCGCGGCCAAGGACCTGTTCCAGCCCGGCCAGCACGGCACGACGTTCGGCGGCAACCCGGTGTGCTGCGCGGCGGCCCTGGCCGTCCTGGACACCATCGCCGCCGACGGTCTGCTGGAGCACTCCGCCGCGGTCGGCAAGGAGATCGCCGCCGGTGTGGAGGCGTTGGGCCACCCGCTCATCTCCGGTGTGCGGGGAGCCGGCCTGCTGCTCGGGATCACGTTGCGCGAGGCGGTCTCGGCGAAGATCGCGGCTGCCGCGCAGCAGGCCGGCTATCTGATCAACCCCATCCAGCCGGACGTGATCCGGCTCGCGCCGCCGCTGGTGCTCGACGAGTCCGACGCCCACCGCCTGGTGGCCGACCTCCCGTCCTTCCTGCCGCCGAGCGAGGAGTCCTGATGGTCCGGCACTTCCTGCGTGACGACGACCTGAGTCCCGCCGAGCAGACCGAGGTGCTCGACCTGGCCGACACCTACAAGGCCGACCGCACCAGCGCGAAGCCGCTGGCCGGGCCGAAGTCGGTCGCGGTGATCTTCGAGAAGAACTCGACCCGCACCCGGCTGTCGTTCGAGGTCGGCATCGCCCAGCTGGGCGGCAACCCGGTCATCATCGACGGCCGCTCGATGCAGCTGGGCCGCGAGGAGACCATCGAGGACACCTCCCGCATCCTGTCCGGCTACGTGGACGCGGTGGTGTGGCGGACGTTCGCGCAGAAGCGCATCGAGGCGATGGCGTCGGTCTCGCGCATCCCGGTGATCAACGCGCTGACCGACGAGTTCCACCCGTGCCAGGTGCTGGCGGACCTGCAGACCATCCGGCGCGTGCACGGCAAGCTCGCCGGCCTCACCGTCACCTACCTCGGCGACGGCGCCAACAACATGTCCAACTCGATCATGCTCGGCGGCGCCACCGCCGGCATGCACGTCCGGATCTCGGCCCCGGCCGGGTTCCAGCCCGAGCAGTGGGCGCTGGACGACGCCCGCAAGCGCGCCGCCGAGACCGGCGGGTCCGTCGAGGTGGTCATCGACCCGCGCAAGGCCGTGGAGGGCGCGGACGTGCTGGTCACCGACACGTGGACGTCGATGGGCCAGGAGAACGACGGCCGCGACCGCGTCGGCCCGTTCCGCCCGTACCAGGTGAACTCGGCGCTGGTGGCGTCCACCGGCGTGAAGACGACCGTGCTGCACTGCCTGCCCGCGCACCGCGGCTGGGAGATCACCGACGAGGTGCTCGACGGCCCGGACAGCGCGATCTGGGACGAGGCGGAGAACCGCCTGCACGCCCAGAAGGCCCTGCTGGTGTGGCTGCTGGAGAACAGCTCATGACCCGAACCGCGCGGCAGGCCCGCATAGTCGAGTTGGTCAGCCAGCGGGCCATCCGCAGCCAGTCCGAGCTGGCCAAGACCCTCGCGATGGAAGGCATCGACGTCACCCAGGCCACGCTGTCGCGCGACCTGGACGAGCTGGGCGCGGTCAAGCTGCGCGGCCCGGACGGCGGCGCGCCCGTGTACGTCATCCCCGAGGACGGCAGTCCCGTGCGCGGCGTCCAAGGCGGGACGTCCCGCCTGGTCCGGGTGCTCAACGAACTGCTGGTCTCCGCCGACTCGTCGGGCAACCTGGCCGTCCTGCGCACCCCGCCGGGCGCGGCGCAGTTCCTGGCCAGCGCCCTGGACCGGGCGGCGCTGCACGAGATCGTCGGCACCATCGCGGGCGACG
This DNA window, taken from Saccharothrix variisporea, encodes the following:
- the argJ gene encoding bifunctional glutamate N-acetyltransferase/amino-acid acetyltransferase ArgJ, which translates into the protein MNNPVRDKGVTGPKGFKAAGVAAGIKESGALDLALVVNEGPGQAAAGVFTTNQVKAAPVLWSQQVLKERKLNAVVLNSGGANACTGPEGFQDTHATAEKVAEVLGVGAIEVAVCSTGLIGERLPMDNLKAGIEVAAKELDTSVEAGLNAATAVMTTDTRPKQSFAAHPDGWSVGGFVKGAGMLAPNMATMLSVITTDAVIDGDALDAALRATTKKTYDRLDVDGGTSTNDTVLVLASGASGVTPSPEDFAELLTAVAGDLVKQLQGDAEGVTKEISITVNGAVDEAEAVVIAKTVAEDNLVKTALFGSDPNWGRIAMAVGRSQATVDQHKLGITINGVTLFADGHKAADRSEADLSGRDIEIVVDLNLGDGTATVLTTDLSHAYVEENSAYSS
- a CDS encoding acetylornithine transaminase, yielding MESAIRQGWTRVTDQQRWQAAMMNNYGTPGLTLERGEGAYVWDTDGNRYLDLLTGIAVNALGHAHPAIIAAVTEQIGKLGHTSNLYINEPALKLAERLLDLTGQDGDGRVLFTNSGAEANEAAFKLSRRTGRTKVVATEGGFHGRTMGALALTGQPAKREPFEPLVPGVVHVPFGDVAALEAAIDDETAAFFVEPIQGEQGVVVPPEGYLQAARAITAEHGALLVLDEVQTGIGRVGSWFAFQQFGIVPDVMTLAKGLGGGLPLGACIAFGAAKDLFQPGQHGTTFGGNPVCCAAALAVLDTIAADGLLEHSAAVGKEIAAGVEALGHPLISGVRGAGLLLGITLREAVSAKIAAAAQQAGYLINPIQPDVIRLAPPLVLDESDAHRLVADLPSFLPPSEES
- a CDS encoding arginine repressor, with the protein product MTRTARQARIVELVSQRAIRSQSELAKTLAMEGIDVTQATLSRDLDELGAVKLRGPDGGAPVYVIPEDGSPVRGVQGGTSRLVRVLNELLVSADSSGNLAVLRTPPGAAQFLASALDRAALHEIVGTIAGDDTIIIVAREPMTGADLAARILALAAGDDQGPNGA
- the argB gene encoding acetylglutamate kinase, which gives rise to MTLPNSKAREKAEVLIEALPWLQRFRGATVVVKYGGNAMVDDELKRAFAQDMVFLKLAGLHPVVVHGGGPQIAAMLKRLGIESEFRGGLRVTTPEAMDVVRMVLVGQVQRELVGLINEHGPYAVGLSGEDAHLLTAARRPAIVDGEPVDIGLVGDIVDVNPDAVLDIVNAGRIPVVSTVAPDADGVVHNVNADTAAGAVAVALKAEKLVVLTDVEGLYADWPDKSSLLHQIRSSELEKLLPDLDSGMVPKMEACLRAVRGGVPEAHVIDGRLAHSVLLEVFTSEGVGTMVTADGVGNSTGVDESD
- the argC gene encoding N-acetyl-gamma-glutamyl-phosphate reductase, yielding MTVRIAVAGASGYAGGELLRLLLGHPEVEIGALTAGGNAGTPLLAHQPHLLPLGDRVLGETNLENLAGHDVVFLALPHGHSAEIAAQLGDDILVIDCGADHRLTDAQAWERWYGGTHAGSWPYGLPELPGQRDVLKNTKRVAVPGCYPTVSSLALAPAVGLIEPEVTVVAVSGTSGAGKSLKPNLLGSEVMGSLSAYGVGGTHRHTPEITQNLSKVAGREVKVSFTPVLAPLPRGILATCTATLTSDDDVRSVYEKAYADEPFVHLLPEGHWPTTGAVLGSNAVQLQVTVDRDLNRLVVVAAVDNLAKGTAGAAVQCMNLALGLPETTGLSTVGVAP
- the argF gene encoding ornithine carbamoyltransferase, translated to MVRHFLRDDDLSPAEQTEVLDLADTYKADRTSAKPLAGPKSVAVIFEKNSTRTRLSFEVGIAQLGGNPVIIDGRSMQLGREETIEDTSRILSGYVDAVVWRTFAQKRIEAMASVSRIPVINALTDEFHPCQVLADLQTIRRVHGKLAGLTVTYLGDGANNMSNSIMLGGATAGMHVRISAPAGFQPEQWALDDARKRAAETGGSVEVVIDPRKAVEGADVLVTDTWTSMGQENDGRDRVGPFRPYQVNSALVASTGVKTTVLHCLPAHRGWEITDEVLDGPDSAIWDEAENRLHAQKALLVWLLENSS
- a CDS encoding HAD family hydrolase — protein: MRAVIFDWRGTLVLTPTFRGWVTEALRRLGRDTSTAADVIAAIDVGRLDAPGVDADATLHRETYYGAFADAGLDDELADALYEVESDPAFNPFAVDAAATLNALHDNGIRIAVLSDIHFDVRPAFDGLPVDSFVLSFEHGVVKPDPAIFRIALDELGTSPDETLMVGDRATHDGAGVNVGLPTLLVPPLRDVGDARLHLVTNLMVANGSKR